One segment of Herbaspirillum hiltneri N3 DNA contains the following:
- a CDS encoding NADP-dependent oxidoreductase → MPQSATVNRRIVLASRPTGAPAPEHFRLEETAVPVPGPGQFLLRADYLSLDPYMRGRMSDAPSYAAHVEIDAVMTGGTVSRVVASQHPDYREGDLVMAYTGWQDYALSDGTGATKLDKNMPRPSYALGLFGMPGFTAYAGLLDIGQPKEGETVVVAAATGAVGSVVGQIARLKGCRVVGIAGGAEKCRYAVEELGFDACIDHRGDDLPQQLRDACPKGIDVYFENVGGKVFEAVLPLLNVHARVPLCGLIAQYSGVAPNAALLSTLPRNLLTKRIRMQGFIIFDYYQRAGYFAEFFKEMSAWVAAGKIKYREDVVQGLENAPQAFMGLLEGKNFGKLVVQIA, encoded by the coding sequence ATGCCCCAATCCGCCACCGTCAATCGCCGCATCGTGCTGGCGTCGCGTCCGACCGGCGCCCCCGCGCCTGAACATTTCCGCCTGGAAGAAACCGCAGTGCCGGTACCGGGTCCGGGCCAGTTCCTGCTGCGTGCCGACTATCTCTCGCTGGACCCCTACATGCGCGGCCGCATGAGCGATGCGCCGTCCTATGCCGCGCACGTGGAGATCGATGCCGTCATGACCGGCGGCACCGTGTCGCGCGTGGTGGCGTCGCAGCATCCGGATTACCGGGAAGGCGATCTGGTCATGGCCTACACCGGCTGGCAAGACTATGCATTGTCGGACGGAACCGGCGCCACCAAACTGGACAAGAACATGCCGCGTCCTTCGTATGCGCTGGGCCTGTTCGGAATGCCGGGCTTCACCGCCTACGCCGGCCTGCTCGACATCGGCCAGCCGAAGGAGGGCGAGACCGTGGTAGTTGCCGCCGCCACCGGCGCGGTCGGTTCGGTGGTCGGGCAGATTGCCAGACTCAAAGGTTGCCGCGTGGTCGGTATTGCCGGCGGCGCCGAGAAATGCCGCTACGCCGTGGAGGAACTCGGCTTCGACGCCTGCATCGATCACCGTGGCGACGACTTGCCGCAACAACTCAGGGACGCTTGTCCCAAGGGTATTGACGTGTACTTTGAAAACGTCGGCGGCAAGGTCTTCGAAGCCGTACTGCCGCTGCTCAACGTGCATGCACGCGTGCCGCTGTGCGGCCTGATCGCGCAATACAGCGGCGTTGCGCCGAACGCAGCGCTGCTGAGCACGCTGCCGCGCAACCTGCTGACCAAACGCATCCGCATGCAGGGCTTCATCATCTTCGATTACTACCAGCGCGCCGGCTATTTCGCCGAGTTCTTCAAGGAAATGAGCGCCTGGGTCGCGGCCGGCAAGATCAAGTATCGCGAAGACGTGGTGCAGGGCCTGGAGAACGCGCCGCAAGCATTCATGGGCCTGCTTGAAGGCAAGAACTTCGGCAAGCTCGTCGTGCAGATCGCCTGA
- a CDS encoding TetR/AcrR family transcriptional regulator, translating to MRDTYAETKLSILQAGRRLIAQKGFTGVGLNELLAAADIPKGSFYHYFGSKERYGRELIEQYVAEYLQTLDQSFSAEAHANTTARERLLTYWGYWLETQCCEIAEHKCLVVKLSAEVADLSDDMRMALHTGTEAVIARIAEAIRTGVAEGSLHTVLEPYRTAQMLYQMWLGASLLSKLSRDREALESAMDVSRRVLVAP from the coding sequence ATGAGAGATACCTACGCCGAAACCAAACTCAGCATCCTGCAGGCAGGCCGCCGTCTGATTGCCCAGAAGGGCTTCACCGGCGTGGGCCTCAACGAGCTGCTGGCCGCCGCTGACATTCCCAAGGGCTCGTTCTATCACTACTTCGGGTCGAAGGAGCGCTACGGACGCGAGTTGATCGAGCAATACGTCGCCGAATACCTGCAGACGCTGGACCAGAGCTTCAGCGCTGAGGCGCATGCCAATACCACGGCGCGCGAGCGCCTGCTGACCTATTGGGGTTACTGGCTGGAGACGCAGTGCTGCGAAATCGCCGAGCACAAATGCCTGGTGGTCAAGCTCAGCGCCGAAGTGGCCGACCTGTCCGACGACATGCGCATGGCCTTGCACACCGGCACCGAGGCTGTCATCGCGCGCATCGCCGAGGCCATCCGCACGGGCGTCGCCGAAGGTTCTCTGCACACCGTGCTGGAACCTTACCGCACCGCGCAGATGCTGTATCAGATGTGGCTGGGCGCCAGCCTGCTCAGCAAACTGAGCCGTGACCGCGAGGCGCTGGAAAGCGCCATGGATGTCAGCCGGCGCGTGCTGGTTGCACCCTGA
- a CDS encoding LLM class flavin-dependent oxidoreductase, which translates to MIPFSVLDLSPINQGSTAAQAFNNSKELAQKAEALGYNRYWLAEHHNMTGIASAATSVVISHIAANTRTIRVGAGGIMLPNHSPLVIAEQFGTLESLYPGRIDLGLGRAPGSDQRTARALRRHLGDSADTFPQDVVELQEYFKEASPYQSVRAVPGYGLNVPLWLLGSSMFSAQLAAEMGLPFAFASHFAPGFMKSAVEIYRSRFKPSEALQRPHVMLGLNVFAAETDREGERLFTSLQQQFVNLVRGVPGQLNPPRESMEDYWRPEEKSHVERSLSCAIVGSPETVRAGLQNFIDDTGADELMITAQIYDHAARLRSFEIVAEAREALTPKVPTLEF; encoded by the coding sequence ATGATTCCGTTTTCCGTACTCGACCTGTCGCCGATCAACCAGGGCAGCACCGCCGCACAGGCCTTCAACAACAGCAAGGAGCTGGCGCAGAAGGCTGAGGCGCTCGGCTATAACCGCTACTGGCTGGCCGAACATCACAACATGACCGGCATTGCCAGCGCTGCGACTTCGGTGGTGATTTCGCACATCGCCGCCAATACCAGGACCATCCGCGTCGGCGCCGGCGGCATCATGCTGCCGAACCATTCGCCGCTGGTGATCGCCGAGCAGTTCGGCACGCTGGAGTCGCTTTATCCGGGACGCATCGACCTGGGTCTCGGCCGCGCGCCCGGTTCCGACCAGCGTACTGCGCGCGCCCTGCGTCGCCACCTCGGCGACAGCGCCGACACCTTCCCGCAGGATGTGGTCGAGCTGCAGGAATATTTCAAGGAAGCCTCGCCGTACCAGTCGGTGCGCGCCGTGCCCGGCTACGGCCTGAACGTGCCGCTATGGCTGCTCGGCTCCAGCATGTTCAGCGCCCAGTTGGCGGCGGAAATGGGCTTGCCGTTCGCCTTCGCCTCGCACTTCGCGCCAGGCTTCATGAAGTCGGCAGTAGAGATCTACCGCTCGCGTTTCAAGCCGTCGGAAGCGTTGCAGCGTCCGCACGTGATGCTCGGCCTGAACGTGTTCGCCGCCGAAACCGACCGCGAAGGCGAGCGCCTGTTTACATCCTTGCAGCAGCAGTTCGTCAATCTGGTGCGCGGCGTGCCGGGCCAGTTGAATCCACCGCGCGAGAGCATGGAAGACTATTGGCGCCCGGAAGAAAAATCCCATGTCGAGCGATCGCTGTCCTGCGCCATCGTCGGTTCGCCCGAGACCGTGCGCGCCGGCCTGCAGAATTTCATCGACGATACCGGCGCCGATGAGTTGATGATCACCGCGCAGATCTACGATCATGCGGCGCGTCTGCGGTCGTTTGAAATCGTGGCCGAAGCGCGCGAGGCCTTGACGCCCAAGGTGCCGACGCTGGAGTTTTGA
- the kdpB gene encoding potassium-transporting ATPase subunit KdpB: MFDPAIVRPALTDSFRKLSPRAQWRNPVMFVVYLGSILTTLLYLQALNGHGEAPAGFVLAVAVWLWFTVLFANFAEALAEGRSKAQAASLRSAKKSVVAKKLQRASRSDRCELVEGSSLRKGDLVLIEAGDFVPADGEVVEGVATVDESAITGESAPVIRESGGDFTAVTGGTRVLSDWIIVRVTVNPGEAFLDRMIAMVESAKRQKTPNEIALTLLLVALTIVFLLVTVTLLPFSVFSVNVAQSGAPVTVTALIALLVCLIPTTIGGLLSAIGVAGMSRMMQANVIATSGRAVEAAGDVDVLLLDKTGTITLGNRQASAFLPANGVSEQELADIAQLASLADETPEGRSIVVLAKKRFNLREREMGSLGAVFIPFTAQTRLSGVDIGHRQIRKGAADAIRKLAEQAGQQVPGEVAAAVDIVARRGSTPLVVAETDAANGSIRVLGVIELKDIVKGGIKERFSELRRMGIKTIMITGDNRLTAAAIAAEAGVDDFLAEATPENKLSLIRQHQAEGKLVAMTGDGTNDAPALAQADVAVAMNTGTQAAKEAGNMVDLDSNPTKLIEIVEIGKQMLMTRGSLTTFSIANDVAKYFAIIPAMFATTYPQLAALDVMHLNNPSSAILSAVIFNALVIVVLIPLALRGVRYRALGAAVLLRRNLLIYGLGGLIVPFVGIKLIDVLLGVFGLA, encoded by the coding sequence ATGTTCGATCCGGCGATCGTCAGACCGGCGCTGACCGATTCCTTCCGCAAGCTGTCGCCACGCGCCCAGTGGCGCAATCCGGTGATGTTCGTGGTGTATCTGGGCAGCATCCTGACCACGCTGCTGTACTTGCAGGCGTTGAACGGCCACGGCGAAGCGCCGGCCGGTTTCGTCCTTGCCGTGGCGGTGTGGCTGTGGTTCACGGTGCTGTTCGCCAACTTCGCCGAAGCACTGGCGGAAGGCCGCAGCAAGGCGCAGGCGGCATCGCTGCGCAGCGCCAAGAAGAGCGTGGTCGCCAAGAAGCTGCAGCGCGCCAGTCGTTCCGACCGCTGTGAACTGGTCGAAGGCAGCTCGTTGCGCAAGGGCGACCTGGTCCTGATCGAAGCGGGCGACTTCGTGCCGGCCGATGGCGAAGTGGTCGAAGGTGTCGCTACCGTCGACGAGAGCGCCATCACCGGCGAGTCCGCGCCGGTGATCCGCGAATCGGGCGGCGATTTCACCGCCGTCACCGGCGGCACCCGCGTGCTGTCGGACTGGATCATTGTGCGCGTTACGGTGAATCCCGGGGAAGCCTTCCTCGACCGCATGATCGCCATGGTCGAAAGCGCCAAGCGCCAGAAGACGCCCAACGAAATCGCGCTGACCTTGCTGCTGGTCGCGCTGACCATCGTGTTCCTGCTGGTGACCGTGACCTTGCTGCCGTTCTCGGTGTTCAGCGTGAATGTTGCGCAGAGCGGCGCGCCGGTCACGGTGACCGCGCTGATCGCCTTGCTGGTGTGCCTGATCCCGACCACCATCGGCGGCCTGTTGTCGGCCATCGGCGTGGCCGGCATGAGCCGCATGATGCAGGCCAACGTGATCGCGACTTCAGGCCGCGCGGTGGAAGCCGCCGGCGACGTCGATGTGCTGCTGCTGGACAAGACCGGCACCATCACGCTGGGCAATCGCCAGGCTTCGGCTTTCCTGCCGGCCAACGGCGTGAGCGAGCAGGAACTCGCCGACATCGCTCAACTGGCCTCGCTGGCCGATGAGACGCCGGAAGGCCGCAGCATCGTGGTGCTGGCCAAGAAGCGCTTCAACCTGCGCGAACGCGAAATGGGCAGTCTGGGTGCGGTGTTCATTCCATTCACCGCGCAGACGCGCCTGTCCGGCGTCGACATCGGTCATCGCCAGATCCGCAAAGGCGCTGCCGACGCCATCCGCAAGCTGGCCGAGCAGGCCGGCCAGCAGGTGCCGGGTGAAGTCGCCGCCGCCGTCGACATCGTCGCCCGTCGCGGCAGCACGCCGCTGGTGGTGGCCGAGACCGACGCCGCCAATGGCTCCATCCGCGTGCTTGGCGTGATCGAGCTGAAGGACATCGTCAAGGGCGGCATCAAGGAGCGCTTCTCCGAGCTGCGCCGCATGGGCATCAAGACCATCATGATCACCGGCGACAACCGTCTGACGGCGGCGGCGATTGCGGCCGAAGCGGGCGTCGACGACTTCCTTGCCGAAGCCACGCCGGAGAACAAGCTGTCGTTGATTCGCCAGCATCAGGCCGAAGGCAAGCTGGTCGCGATGACCGGCGACGGCACCAACGATGCGCCGGCATTAGCGCAAGCCGACGTCGCGGTGGCCATGAACACCGGCACGCAGGCAGCCAAGGAGGCCGGCAACATGGTCGACCTGGATTCCAATCCGACCAAGCTGATCGAGATTGTCGAGATCGGCAAACAGATGCTGATGACGCGCGGCAGTCTGACGACTTTCAGCATCGCCAACGATGTCGCCAAGTATTTCGCGATCATCCCCGCGATGTTCGCGACCACCTATCCGCAACTGGCGGCGCTGGACGTGATGCACCTGAACAATCCGTCGTCGGCGATCTTGTCGGCGGTGATTTTCAATGCGCTGGTGATTGTCGTGCTGATCCCGCTGGCCTTGCGCGGCGTGCGTTACCGGGCGCTGGGCGCGGCTGTACTGTTGCGTCGCAACCTGCTGATCTATGGCCTCGGCGGCCTGATCGTGCCGTTCGTCGGCATCAAGCTGATCGACGTGTTGCTCGGTGTCTTTGGCCTGGCTTAA
- the kdpF gene encoding K(+)-transporting ATPase subunit F codes for MSVMQILGLAVSVGLLAYLIYALIKPEAF; via the coding sequence ATGAGTGTCATGCAAATACTGGGGCTGGCCGTATCGGTCGGCCTGTTGGCGTATCTGATCTACGCCCTGATCAAGCCGGAGGCTTTCTGA
- a CDS encoding gamma-glutamyltransferase family protein: MLYSKTCIGGMVTAPHHLAAQAGAAILREGGNAVEAMVAAAAAIAVVYPHMNGIGGDGFWVISEPGREPVAIQACGQSAVLATKDFYASHGDAAIPTRGPRAALTVAGAVGGWAAALDAVKDWDGGKKMPLARLLADAIHHARAGVPVTRSQVELTHDKWTELKDQPGFAATYAAQGAPSLGDILKQPALATSLSRLATAGLDDFYRGELAQQFAAGLEQAGSPLRASDLAAYRAQVVKPLVVQMQSGRIYNLPPPTQGVSALMILGLFDRLGVKQADGFEHIHGLVEATKRAFILRNRHVTDRAHMSVDAADWLSPEALDREAAQIDMQRAAPWPHAPKPGDTIWMGAADAQGRVVSYIQSIFWEFGSGVIAGDTGVVWQNRGASFTLDDGANQLQPGKLPFHTLNPSLARLNDGRTLAYGTMGGEGQPQTQAAVFSRHILFGQNMQAAVSAPRWLLGRTWGTVSTNLKLEGRIPSDVVEALRRAGHDVEVVADYTDMMGHAGAVCVHPNGLIEGATDPRADGICAGV; the protein is encoded by the coding sequence ATGTTGTACAGCAAGACATGTATCGGCGGCATGGTGACCGCACCGCATCATCTGGCGGCGCAAGCCGGCGCGGCCATTTTGCGCGAAGGCGGCAACGCGGTGGAGGCGATGGTCGCCGCCGCCGCTGCTATCGCCGTGGTGTATCCCCACATGAACGGTATCGGCGGCGACGGCTTCTGGGTCATCAGCGAACCGGGCCGCGAGCCGGTGGCGATCCAGGCTTGCGGCCAGTCGGCCGTCCTCGCGACCAAGGATTTTTATGCAAGTCATGGCGATGCGGCCATCCCCACGCGCGGACCGCGCGCGGCGTTGACGGTAGCCGGCGCCGTCGGTGGCTGGGCGGCGGCGCTGGACGCCGTCAAGGACTGGGACGGCGGCAAGAAAATGCCGTTGGCGCGCCTGCTGGCCGATGCAATTCACCATGCCCGCGCCGGCGTGCCGGTCACACGTTCGCAGGTGGAGCTCACGCACGACAAATGGACGGAGCTGAAAGATCAGCCGGGCTTCGCCGCGACCTATGCAGCGCAGGGTGCACCGTCGCTGGGCGACATCCTGAAACAGCCGGCACTGGCGACAAGCTTGTCGCGTCTTGCCACGGCCGGCCTCGACGATTTCTATCGCGGCGAACTGGCGCAGCAATTCGCTGCCGGTCTCGAACAGGCCGGTAGCCCGTTGCGTGCATCCGACCTCGCCGCCTATCGCGCGCAGGTCGTCAAGCCGCTGGTGGTGCAGATGCAGTCCGGCCGCATCTACAATCTGCCGCCGCCGACGCAGGGCGTGTCGGCGCTGATGATTCTGGGCCTGTTCGATCGCCTCGGCGTCAAACAGGCGGACGGTTTTGAACATATCCACGGCCTGGTGGAAGCCACCAAGCGCGCCTTCATCCTGCGCAACCGGCACGTCACCGACCGCGCCCACATGTCGGTCGACGCCGCCGACTGGCTGTCGCCCGAGGCGCTCGACCGCGAAGCGGCGCAGATCGACATGCAGCGCGCAGCGCCGTGGCCGCATGCGCCCAAGCCGGGCGACACCATCTGGATGGGCGCGGCCGATGCACAAGGCCGCGTGGTCAGTTATATCCAGAGCATTTTCTGGGAGTTCGGCAGCGGCGTGATCGCCGGCGATACGGGCGTGGTGTGGCAAAACCGCGGCGCCAGCTTCACGCTCGACGACGGCGCCAACCAATTGCAACCTGGCAAGCTGCCATTTCATACGCTCAATCCTTCGCTGGCGCGCCTCAACGACGGCCGCACGCTGGCCTACGGCACCATGGGCGGGGAAGGCCAGCCGCAGACGCAGGCAGCGGTGTTCAGCCGTCACATCCTGTTCGGCCAGAACATGCAGGCCGCCGTCAGCGCACCGCGCTGGCTGCTGGGACGCACCTGGGGCACGGTGTCGACCAACCTCAAGCTGGAAGGACGCATTCCGTCCGACGTGGTGGAGGCGCTGCGGCGTGCCGGCCACGACGTCGAGGTGGTGGCCGACTACACCGACATGATGGGTCACGCCGGCGCCGTGTGCGTACATCCGAACGGGCTGATCGAAGGCGCCACCGATCCGCGCGCCGACGGCATTTGCGCCGGGGTATGA
- a CDS encoding diguanylate cyclase domain-containing protein: MSIKKLSSTLSLSSWVTIGVVLSVLITTASVLALVDQFTRSYARHEAEARLNQLAWQMQDALDRSMGERYSDVKLLSQRPSIRQAKDPERMRAVFNELQRNVPNYAWIGFATPDGNVLAAANGLLEGQSVEQRPWFQKGQKDFFVGDYHPAVLLEKKLPVMSDPWRFVDIATPIMGPDGQFQGVLGVHLSWTWARDLAKKLLNPANDRYDVEIMIVRDDGTVLLGPRELEEKKISIDSFKASLRLPSGSMRELGEDGQHYLTGFARTGLNSEYTEMKWSVLVRQREQIAMSGFKDLERQVLFVGCIVGLLLMALAFFMTRRLVAPMNALSAALERRATGDHSAEIPIVSTYYEIQLLSTTLSTMVQREENYLREVRSLNEGLEQRVEDRTRRLHETAIALQQALDNQRENQIRLEESETELRAILQNAHDAFIAIDEDGMVLEWNRQAEQLLGWAHKEAVGKELAELIIPFEQRELHRRGMTHFLNTGEGVVINNRIEINALRRDGKELPIEMTVGYVRRRAGHLFIAFLHDITERQAFRNSLQEMALTDILTGLPNRRAFTEKLPEAMARAMREPQQMGLLFMDIDGFKGINDKYGHVAGDELLVKFAERLIDAVREVDTVARLAGDEFTVILERLHSPADAMGVAEKILVSMRRPFVLTAATVSVSSSIGVAIYEPSRHTDQDALVAQADKAMYAAKRAGKNRVEWNTEESPV; encoded by the coding sequence TTGAGCATCAAAAAACTCTCATCGACATTGAGTCTGTCCTCATGGGTCACGATAGGAGTTGTGCTGTCGGTACTGATCACGACGGCGTCGGTGCTGGCGCTGGTGGACCAGTTTACGCGCAGCTATGCGCGTCATGAAGCGGAGGCGCGTCTCAATCAGCTGGCCTGGCAAATGCAGGATGCGCTCGACCGCAGCATGGGCGAGCGCTACAGCGATGTGAAGCTCCTGTCGCAACGTCCGTCGATTCGCCAAGCCAAGGATCCGGAGCGCATGCGTGCGGTCTTCAACGAATTGCAAAGGAATGTTCCCAACTACGCCTGGATCGGTTTCGCCACGCCGGACGGCAACGTGCTGGCTGCCGCCAATGGTTTGCTGGAAGGCCAGAGCGTGGAGCAGCGACCGTGGTTCCAGAAGGGGCAGAAGGACTTCTTCGTCGGCGACTACCATCCGGCCGTGCTGCTCGAAAAGAAGCTGCCGGTCATGAGCGATCCGTGGCGCTTCGTCGACATCGCCACGCCGATCATGGGACCGGACGGCCAGTTCCAAGGTGTGCTGGGCGTGCACCTGAGCTGGACCTGGGCGCGCGACCTGGCCAAGAAACTGCTCAATCCGGCCAATGACCGTTACGACGTCGAGATCATGATCGTGCGCGACGACGGCACCGTGCTGCTCGGCCCGCGCGAGCTCGAGGAAAAGAAAATCTCCATCGACAGTTTCAAGGCGTCGCTGCGTCTGCCATCGGGGTCGATGCGGGAACTCGGCGAAGACGGCCAGCATTACCTGACCGGTTTTGCGCGCACCGGCCTCAACAGCGAATACACCGAAATGAAATGGAGCGTGCTGGTGCGCCAGCGCGAGCAGATCGCCATGTCCGGTTTCAAGGATCTTGAGCGGCAGGTATTGTTCGTCGGCTGCATTGTCGGCTTGCTGCTGATGGCGCTGGCGTTTTTCATGACGCGCCGGCTGGTGGCGCCGATGAATGCCCTGAGTGCCGCGCTGGAGCGCCGCGCCACCGGCGATCACAGCGCCGAGATTCCCATCGTCAGCACCTATTACGAAATCCAGTTGCTGTCGACCACGCTGTCCACCATGGTCCAGCGCGAAGAAAATTACCTGCGCGAAGTGCGTTCCCTCAATGAGGGCCTGGAGCAGCGAGTCGAAGACCGAACCCGGCGTCTTCATGAAACCGCCATCGCCCTGCAGCAGGCGCTCGACAACCAGCGCGAAAACCAGATCCGCCTGGAGGAAAGCGAAACCGAGCTGCGCGCGATCCTGCAAAACGCCCACGACGCCTTCATCGCCATCGACGAAGACGGCATGGTGCTGGAATGGAATCGCCAGGCCGAGCAACTGCTGGGCTGGGCCCATAAGGAGGCCGTCGGCAAGGAACTGGCCGAACTGATCATCCCGTTCGAACAGCGCGAGTTGCACCGGCGCGGCATGACGCATTTTCTCAATACCGGGGAAGGCGTGGTGATCAACAATCGTATCGAGATCAACGCGCTGCGCCGCGACGGCAAAGAATTGCCGATTGAAATGACGGTCGGCTACGTACGCCGCCGCGCCGGCCATCTGTTCATCGCCTTCCTGCATGACATCACCGAGCGCCAGGCCTTCCGCAACTCGCTGCAGGAAATGGCGCTGACCGACATCCTCACCGGCCTGCCAAACCGCCGCGCCTTCACCGAAAAGTTGCCCGAAGCAATGGCGCGCGCCATGCGCGAGCCGCAGCAGATGGGCCTGCTGTTCATGGACATCGACGGTTTCAAGGGCATCAACGACAAATACGGCCACGTGGCCGGGGACGAGTTGCTGGTCAAGTTCGCAGAACGCCTGATTGACGCGGTGCGCGAGGTCGACACCGTGGCGCGGCTGGCCGGCGACGAATTCACTGTCATCCTCGAGCGCCTGCACAGTCCGGCCGACGCCATGGGCGTAGCGGAAAAGATCCTGGTGTCGATGCGCCGGCCGTTCGTCCTCACGGCCGCGACCGTCAGCGTCTCCAGCAGCATCGGCGTGGCAATCTATGAGCCAAGCCGGCACACCGACCAGGATGCACTGGTGGCGCAGGCCGACAAGGCCATGTACGCCGCCAAGCGCGCCGGCAAGAATCGGGTCGAGTGGAATACCGAAGAAAGCCCGGTCTGA
- the kdpA gene encoding potassium-transporting ATPase subunit KdpA: MTASITQLAIYLVVLLVLSVPVGWYIARVMEGKSAVNRVFGGIEHFLYRLCGVRADADMGWKQYALALLLFNIVGLFAVYALQRLQVWLPLNPAGMASVSADSSFNTAVSFVTNTNWQGYAGESTMSYLTQMLALSVQNFLSAATGIAVAFALIRGFVRHSSKSIGNFWVDMTRSGLYVLLPLSVLVAVVLMSQGVIQNFKSYVEVSTLETTVYTTPRLDAQGQPLKDEKGAPLVDEMKTGKQTLPMGPVASQEAIKMVGTNGGGFFNANSAHPYENPTPLSNFVQMLAILIIPAALCTSFGVLVGDCRQGWVILAAMTLLFIVMTLTVMYFEQQPNPALAVAHATQGSGMMEGKETRFGIIASSLFAAITTAASCGAVNAMHDSLSPLGGLVPMLQMQLGEVVYGGVGAGLYGMLIFAVLAVFIAGLMIGRTPEYLGKKIGVFDMKMMSIAILMTPALVLVLTAISVMVENGLAGIANPGAHGFSEILYAFSSAANNNGSAFAGLSANTPYYNVMTGIAMWLGRFGIIVPVLAMAGSLAGKKRLAATSGTLPTHGPLFVALLIGAVILVGALTYVPALALGPVIEHLQMLAIH, encoded by the coding sequence ATGACTGCCTCGATAACCCAACTGGCGATCTATCTGGTCGTCCTGCTCGTGCTGTCGGTCCCGGTGGGCTGGTACATCGCCCGCGTGATGGAAGGCAAGTCCGCCGTCAACCGCGTGTTCGGCGGCATCGAGCATTTCCTCTACCGTCTGTGCGGCGTGCGCGCCGATGCCGACATGGGCTGGAAGCAATACGCGCTGGCGCTGCTGCTGTTCAACATCGTCGGCCTGTTCGCCGTCTATGCGTTGCAACGCCTGCAAGTGTGGCTGCCGCTGAACCCGGCCGGCATGGCCAGCGTCAGTGCCGATTCCTCATTCAACACCGCAGTGAGCTTCGTCACCAACACCAACTGGCAGGGCTACGCCGGCGAAAGCACGATGAGCTACCTGACCCAGATGCTGGCGCTGTCGGTGCAGAATTTCCTCTCGGCTGCTACCGGTATCGCTGTCGCCTTTGCGCTGATCCGCGGCTTCGTGCGCCACAGCAGCAAGAGCATCGGCAACTTCTGGGTCGACATGACGCGTTCCGGCCTGTACGTGCTACTGCCCTTGTCGGTGCTGGTCGCGGTGGTGCTGATGAGCCAGGGCGTGATCCAGAATTTCAAGTCCTACGTTGAAGTCTCGACCCTGGAGACCACCGTCTACACGACGCCGCGCCTGGATGCACAGGGCCAGCCGCTCAAGGATGAGAAGGGTGCTCCGCTGGTCGATGAAATGAAGACGGGCAAGCAAACTTTGCCGATGGGTCCGGTCGCCTCGCAGGAGGCTATCAAGATGGTCGGCACCAACGGCGGCGGCTTCTTCAACGCCAACTCCGCGCATCCGTACGAAAACCCGACGCCGCTGTCGAATTTCGTACAGATGCTGGCGATCCTGATCATTCCCGCCGCGCTGTGCACCAGCTTCGGCGTGCTGGTCGGCGACTGTCGCCAGGGCTGGGTGATCCTGGCCGCGATGACGCTGCTGTTCATCGTCATGACGCTGACCGTCATGTACTTCGAACAGCAACCCAATCCTGCGCTGGCTGTTGCTCACGCAACGCAAGGCAGCGGCATGATGGAAGGCAAGGAAACCCGCTTCGGCATCATTGCATCCAGCCTGTTTGCGGCGATCACCACCGCAGCATCCTGCGGCGCCGTCAACGCCATGCATGACTCGCTGTCGCCGCTCGGCGGACTGGTGCCGATGCTGCAGATGCAGCTCGGCGAGGTGGTCTACGGCGGTGTCGGCGCAGGTCTGTACGGCATGCTGATCTTCGCCGTGCTGGCGGTTTTCATCGCCGGCCTGATGATCGGCCGCACGCCGGAATACCTGGGCAAGAAGATCGGCGTGTTCGACATGAAGATGATGTCCATCGCCATCCTGATGACGCCGGCGCTGGTACTGGTGCTGACGGCGATTTCGGTGATGGTCGAGAACGGCCTGGCCGGCATCGCCAACCCCGGCGCACATGGCTTCTCGGAAATCCTCTACGCCTTCAGCTCGGCCGCCAACAACAACGGCAGCGCCTTTGCCGGTTTGTCGGCCAACACGCCTTACTACAACGTCATGACCGGCATCGCCATGTGGCTGGGCCGCTTCGGCATCATCGTGCCGGTGCTCGCCATGGCCGGTTCGCTGGCCGGCAAGAAGCGCCTGGCGGCAACTTCCGGCACCTTGCCGACGCATGGTCCGCTGTTCGTCGCGCTGCTGATCGGCGCGGTGATCCTGGTCGGCGCACTGACGTATGTCCCCGCGCTGGCGCTGGGTCCGGTGATCGAGCATCTGCAGATGCTGGCGATTCACTAA